TAAAGATCTGGCTCGTGAATTGAGATCCCTGATCCGTGTTGAAAATTTCCAATCGGCCCTGTTGCAACGCTTCCTCCAGGGTCTCAACGCAAAACTCCACGTCCATGCTGTTGGACAGTTGCCAGGCCCATTCGTAGCGGTGTAGCAGTCCATGACCGCCGTCAAATACAGATATTCCCGACGCATCGGAACGAACGTAATGTCGCACGCCCACGCTTGATTGGGACGGACGATTTCAACACCTCGAAGCAGGTAAGGATAAATCTTGTGACCCGCTGCTCGCATCGTCGTCCGAGGGCTTGGTGCGAGCGACTTGAGCCCCATTTCCTTCAGGAATCGCTGCATTTTCTTGCAATTCACCACTTGGCCGTGACGCTCCAGATGTGACACCATTCCACGACTGCCCAAGTGCGGATGTTGCAGATATTCCTCGTCGATCCGCCGCATCAGGCGAAGGTCGCCTTCGCTCACAGGAACAGGCTCGTAGTACATATTCGAACGATGCAGGCCGAGCAGCTCACACTGGCGACGAATACTCAGCAACCGATTGCCGGGATCAACCCAAGACCGGCGTTCAGCCACCGTTCTCGGCTACGTTTTTTTGAGCCAATCGAGTTCAACCTTCAGCCGCCCGATCTGCTCATAGAGCTCTGCGGAACGCGGTTCGTCAGTCGCCGCCTTCTTGGCCGATGGCGCGTCAAACACGCTCATCGCTCCGTCCAAGAGTTGCTTCTTCCAGAGCGTGATCTGCGTCGGGTGGACCTTATGCAACGAGGCCAGCTCGCTCACCGTCTTCAAGCCACGAATCGCATCCAAGGCCACCTTGGCCTTAAACGCACCATCGAATATTCGTCGCTGCCGAGGCATCGTTTTCTCTCCGAGCTTTGCTCGCCACGATGCCTCTTGTTTTAACCCTTTCCAAAGCCGTTTTTCCATCTAAGCCGCTGGTCCGAAAAACGGGGTCCACTCCAGTGATGCCCGCTCCGAAGAATTCGAAAATCTTCTCGAGGTGGCCGAATATCCAAACCATCGGTGCGATCTATCGGACACGCGACGTCGACGGCAAACAGATCGAATGGCAAGACTGCTTCATCAGCAGCCTGTCTTCGAAGGTCCGCAATCATCGCGACCTTCTTCGATCTCACTGGAGTATCGAAAACTGCCAGCACCATATCTTAGATGTAACATTTACAGAGGATTCGAGTCGAATTCGGAAAGGAACGGGGCCTGAAATTAGTTCCGTTTTCCGCCGACTCGAGCTCACGATTCTACAACAGGACACTTGGATCAACGGAAGTCTTCGAAGCAAACGAGAGATTTGCGGCCGGGATGAATCCGCGTTTGTAAGGCTTCTCGCTGGTTTTTCTGAGGATTAACGCTCGATTGCCCTGCTGGTACCGGCATATCATACTGTCCGTACATGGCTCATGTGGCGCTCACAGCTGTCCGAGCTCAAGCGCGTCTCCCTCGAAAAGAGTGTCAGCTCATTCCGCTGACTGTGCCGGAAATTCGACATGTCATCGAACGAATCCTGCTTTTCAACCCGCCTGAGGAACCAAATGTTCTGAATTGGCCAGCTGGCATCGAAGGCATCATCACTCAGCACAAATCTGCCACTATCGTGCAAGAGGGCACGATCCTCCAAGAAATTGAAGTACAGGTGTAGTGCT
This genomic interval from Schlesneria paludicola DSM 18645 contains the following:
- a CDS encoding IS3 family transposase, with amino-acid sequence MPRQRRIFDGAFKAKVALDAIRGLKTVSELASLHKVHPTQITLWKKQLLDGAMSVFDAPSAKKAATDEPRSAELYEQIGRLKVELDWLKKT
- a CDS encoding ISAs1 family transposase: MPAPKNSKIFSRWPNIQTIGAIYRTRDVDGKQIEWQDCFISSLSSKVRNHRDLLRSHWSIENCQHHILDVTFTEDSSRIRKGTGPEISSVFRRLELTILQQDTWINGSLRSKREICGRDESAFVRLLAGFSED